AATCTGCTATTCGGCATGCGATAGAGCGCACCCCCGAAGAAGAGGCAATTGTTCGCCTTTTATCAGTTTGTGGTGGGGATACGAAACTCGCTGAGCGTATCCTCCCTTACGTGAATCTACTCCGTACTGATGCGTGGGACGAACCAATTATTTACCGTGAGAATTCCTTTATGGTCACTTTAGGGGCAGATCGGAGAGATACTGGGACTCATTACACACCCAAGTCACTAACCGAGAGTATAGTTGCGCTTACCCTAGAGCCGTTAGTTTATGTGGGCCCTGAAGAGGGCAAGCCAAGGGAACTGTGGCAGTTGAAGTTATCGTCCCAAATACTAGATCTCAAGATCTGTGATCCAGCAATGGGGTCTGGAGCTTTTTTAGTTCAAGCATGTCGGTGGATTGCCGAAAGATTGATTGAAGCGTGGGCTGTTGAGGAACAAAACGGTAAGGTAATTACAGTCGATGGACTTGTACAAGAAAGTCTTGAGGACGCTGAACCAATGCCGTCTCAACTTGATGAGCGCCTAATCATTGCAAGGCAGTTGGTTGCTGAGCGTTGTCTATATGGGGTTGATGTCAATCCTTTGGCGGTAGAACTAGCTAAACTTTCAATCTGGCTAATTACCATGGCGAAGAATCGACCGTTTGCGTTCTTGGATCACAATTTGCGTAACGGTGATAGCTTAGTTGGAATTCACCGATTAGACCAATTGACAAAGTTAGTTCTAAGGCCCGAAGCCGAGGAGCGGCTGCTTGGGCTTTTCGGACGTAATATCGTTCAGGTCGTTGGGGAAGCAGCTGAAATCCGAGAGAAGTTACGTAATATACCCATTCGTGATATTCATGACGTTGAGACGATGAAACACTTGGATAAAACAGCGACTAACAAGCTCGAAGGCATAGAGTGTCTAGCCGATGCGTTGATTGGTGAATATTTACGAGTTAATGGAAGTGCCCGTGAACTTGAGCTCGCCCTACAGGACTTAGCGTACTACGCCGAGGAGTTGTTTGATGGAAATGGAGAAATTATCATAACTGCATCAAAAAGAATACGCGATGCATTAGGTGGAAGTATCCCAGGAAGTACCATAACCCGGAAGCCCTTTCATTGGCCACTTGAGTATCCGGAAGTATTCATGTCAAAAAACGGTGGGTTCGATGCAATAATCGGAAATCCTCCGTTTATGGGTGGACGTCGTATGAGAAGCGCTCTTGGAGATACCATGATGCAGTGGTTTGTCACACTGTGGCCACATTCAAGCTTGAATGCGGATTTGTGTTCCTTTTTCTATCTACGGGCATCGATGATTCTACGAGAAAATGGCGAATTTGGCTTGTTATCGACAAATACCATCGCTCAGGGGGACACTGCCCGTACAGGGTTGGCGTACTTGGTTGACAAGTCGGGTACAAGTATTCGCTTTGCTCTCTCCTCATTCCCTTGGCCGGGATCAGCAGCCGTAACGGCGTCCCTCGTTATCGGACATCAGGGGGACTGGAGCGGGTTGAAGCATCTAGATCAACACCCCGTCGAGTTCATATCTCCAGCGCTAGACGACAAAGAGGGATGGGGAGAAGCGAAAAAATTACTCGGTAATAAGCAGCATTGTTACCAGGGGTCTGTTCTGAGAGGAACTGGGTTCATACTAACTCAAGATGAAGCAAAAGCTTATATGAGTAATGCGGTGGAAAATAAACAGGTCATTCATCCCTACCTCAATGGAGAAAGCGTGAATTCGGACCCCCAACAGAAAGCCGACCGGTGGGCCATTGACTTTCGTAATGCAAGTTTGGAGGAATGCGAGAGTAGATGGCCTGAGTTACTCCAGCGCGTACGCCTACTAGTCAAACCAGAAAGAGATAAAGGACGCACAGAGGCAGACCGCAAATATTGGTGGCGTCATTGGAGGACTCGAGAGGAATTATACGACAAATTAAAAAACAAAGAGAACGTATTTGTGATATCTGGCGTGACCAAATACGTCGCAATCGTTCGTGTACCAGCGAAGCAAGTCTTCAGTCACGCAGTGTTTGTTTTTGACTTACCTTCATGGGCAGCTTTTGCCACACTTCAGTGCTCATTTCATGAGTTGTGGGTAAGGAGGCAAAGCTCTTCAATGAAGGGAGACATTCGATACGCGCCGTCAGACTGTTTTGATACGTACCCGTTTTTACATCTAAGTGGCGAGGGACTTGAAGAAGTTGGTCTGAGTTATCATGATACTCGGAAGAAAATAATGTTGTCCCGGAGTGAAGGTTTGACTAGCACTTATAACCGCTTTCACGATCCGAATGAAGCTGCAGATGATATTGCGGAGCTGAGGAACCTCCATATGGTAATGGACTATGCTGTAGCTAATGCTTATGGTTGGGGAGACATCCAGTTAGAGCATGGATTTTACGACACCAAACAAGGACTTCGATACACCATTTCCGAGTCGGCTGCAAGAGAAGTGCTCATACGTCTTCTAAAATTGAACCATGATCGTTTTGAATTAGAGACACCTGTAGGGGCCGGAAACAAAAAGGTAAACCCGGGGAATCAAAAGATTCGTCGTTCGAAACGAGACAACCAAGATGAGAAACAACTTGGTTTATTTATATGAATCCGCATGTTTGTCAAAGAAGATGATTGCCTTACGAAATTGAGGGACAGCGTAACCTCAGGTCAAGGTGATTTGGAGGGATATACATGGCAAAGGAGAACCATGATAGCTTAGGAGTTGAGGCACCTGATCTCCACAGTGTCCAACCAAATGCGTGGATCGTCCGCATCAACAACTCGCAGTCATTAGCTTATTTCTCCATTACCTTAGATATGGACTCATCCGAATGTGCTGGCATACGCCCCGGAGATGGTTTTTTGTTGATAGAAGAGACAATGCGGATTTTTGCCATTGCAAGGGTCTATCGTAAACGTCCGGGTCATAGTTGCACTACCTTTCTCTTCGATGGAATTACAGCAGTTGAGCCAGTGAAATCACTCACCGATTTCGGCGTTTCACAGAGTCAGAATGCCAGCTTCATTTCCCGTTTGGATTGGGCAGTTTTCGAATCGGTGACACAACAGATATGTGGATTTCAGTTCTCCGCCCTACCAGTTGTTTCGGGCGATACTCCGCAAGAGCAGGCCTACGTCCGGGAACTACTTCAGTCCGCGGTGGTGGATGATCTTCTAGGTCCAGCGGGAGGACCTACCGAGGAAATTATTGATATGAGTGTGCGGGATCGATATTTGGTGGGTAAGCTTGCACCGCAGAACACCCGCATCGAAGATGAAGACAACATTGCCAAGGCAGGTGAGATTGACTCGGAGGAATCTGAAGGGGAAGTTGATGCTTCAACTAATCAGTCGCTTGTTCCATCATCCATTGGATTTACATTCTGTGTAGATGGATCTGTTTCAGAGGTCGAACTTGATGCAAGGTGGGGCCGTTATCAGCGTGGAGAAAGCGAACGAATTAATGAAAAGACTGAAAAACCATTTCGTGCTTGGAAAAGGATACCGTCTGGTGGGACAAAAACCATTACCTTAAAGCAGGGAATAATTGAACCTTTTGTTATTGATGAAACTTGTCCCGAGGTCATTATACAGGGAACTGTAAGTAATCCTCTCGAAAGCGGGGATAGGTTGGTAACTCTATTCATGGTTAATACCCAGGACGCACCGAAACAAAATCAGGATGCAGCATGGGTATTTCAGCCGGCAATGAAAGTTCGCGATTTGCATGGACAGGCGATTTTTAGAAAGCGCCCTGTGTTAGGGATGAATGGAGCAGACGAAGAACGAGAATCCCTTGAGATGATATATCGGAACCATGTCGAGTTTGCTGTAGGTCACGGGGTATCAGTTCACGCAGTTATTGCTGAGCATGACAATGAACACGCAATTGAGGTTCGAACCAGTGTGATTCCAACCTTTGAAGTTCCGGTCACCGAAACTCCCGGTCTGGATGTAAGTGATCGTCCAGCGATGAGACGACTTGTGAATGAAGGATATCTCGACATGGAGCGACTTGCACAGTTGGAAGTCGATGAACTCATAAATGCTTTAACCATCCTTACTGAAGACTATAAAAACTGGATTACCGAGCAAAGATCGAGAATTGGAAGCTCTGTGCACGGGTATGAGAGTCCAGCGAATGAAGCATTGAACCGTTGCGAAATAGTGCTTGGTAGGCTTAAAGATGGCATCAATACATTGCGAACCAATGAAAAGGCTGTTGAAGCATTCAGGTTCGCCAATCGGGCAATGGCTTCTCAGCGTATTCACAGCATATTTGCTTTACAGCGACGACGTGGAGAAGCACCGGATTTAGATGCTCTCAATGTTTCGAAAAATAGATCGTGGCGACCGTTTCAGCTTGCTTTCATGCTTTTATCAATACCTTCGTTAGCGGATCCCACTCACAAAGATCGCACGGAACCTCTTGAGGCATATGCCGACTTATTGTGGTTTCCAACTGGTGGAGGCAAAACGGAGGCTTATTTAGGTGTTGCTGCTTTTACAATGGCGATCCGCCGGCTACAGCACGACCTTGGCGACTTTGATTCAGGACGCGGACTGGCCGTAATCATGCGGTATACACTTCGTCTCTTAACCCTTCAGCAATTTCAACGTGCCACGGCTTTAATTTGCGCTATGGAGGTGCTGAGACGGGGTAATCCGCAAGTGTGGGGGCAAGAGCCTTTTACGATTGGTTTGTGGGTTGGTCAACGTGTCACACCAAATACAACCAAAGAGAGTCATGATGCCATTGAAGCTGAACGTGAAAAAAAGCATCGTAGTGGTTCCACGCCTGCCCAACTCACGAGCTGTCCTTGGTGTGGCTCTGAAATACTTCCCGGTAGGGACGTCCATGTTGATAGGGAGATTGGTAGAACACTGATTTACTGTAGTGACAAGTATGGACGATGTGATTTTAGCAAATCACGATCAAAGGACTTAGGAATACCAGTTCTTGTTGTAGATGATGAATTATATCGACGCCCTCCATCGATGTTGATTGCAACAGTAGATAAGTTCGCGCTGACTGCATGGAGAGGTCAAGTAAGGACTCTGTTTGGCCATGCTTCTCAAGAATGTCCACGTCATGGATTGTTATGGCCGGAAGCTGATTGTACGGGAAACCATCAGAGAAAAGGGAATCTGTTATCGACCTCAGTTCGGCAAATAAAGGCCATTCGCCCGCCTGACTTAATTATTCAGGATGAGTTCCATCTGATCAGTGGTCCGCTAGGCACAATGGTTGGATTATATGAAACTGCCGTGGACGACCTTTGTTCTTGGACGCTTAATGGGAAAATCATCAGACCAAAAATCATTGCTTCCACAGCGACCGTTCGAAAGGCAAGTGAGCAAGTCCGGAACGTTTTCTTAAGGGAAGTATCCGTGTTCCCGCCACATGGGCTAGATGTCGAAGACAACTTTTTCTCTGTTCAGAGACCGGTTGAGCAAAAACCCGGACGTCGTTATATAGGCATATGTTCACCAGGAAGCTCAAGACCCGCTGTGCTGATTCGAGTATATGTGGCTATGCTTACGGCGGCGCAGTCATTATTTGACCACTTCGGTCAAGTGGCAGATCCCTACATGACCGTAGTCGGCTATTTCAATTCGCTTCGTGAACTAGGAGGTATGCGGCGCCTTGCTGAGGACGATGTTCAAACACGTTCCTATCGAGTGCAAATGAGTAATGTGGCGCGACCTGGGTTAAAACAACGCGCTGTGCGAAACGTGGATGAACTGACTTCTCGAGTGTCCAACAAGGACATACCGAGCAAATTGGATCGTTTGGAAATTAAATTCAAGAAATCACCGGAGAAGAAAGAAAAACCCGTTGATATCGTGCTTGCGACTAACATGCTCTCAGTAGGCGTGGATGTGAATCGATTGGGGCTTATGGTTGTGAACGGGCAACCCAAAAGTACGGCGGAGTACATTCAGGCAACCAGTCGAGTTGGACGTTCTTTTCCGGGATTGGTCTGCACAGTTTTAACTTGGTCACGACCTCGGGATTTATCGCACTATGAGACTTTCGAGCACTATCATTCAACTTTTTATAAACATGTAGAAGCCCAATCGGTTACCCCTTTTGCGCCCCGTGCATTGGATCGAGGACTAACCGGTGCAATGGTCAGCTGGTTGAGAATGTACTCTGAATCTTTGAATCCCAATTCCGGCGCAGAAGCTCTCGACAGCACAACAAAGTACGAAGTTGAGAAAGTGAGGCACGCTTTTTCTGATAGAGCGTGGAAAGTGAAAGGTAAATCAGCTAAGGACAATACAATATCGATGATCTCGGATCGCATCGACCGTTGGGTGAAGGAATCGACAAGACCAGGAAGACATCTTGGCTATGAAACACGTCACGGCCAGGGAGATGTTGCAGCATTGTTGAAAAAGCCTGGAGTGCTTGCGTGGGACGAATTTACCGTTCCTATGTCCATGCGAGAAGTTGAACCCGGCGTTCAGTTGGTAATGGATACAATGAGCTTATCTGAACTTCCGCAGTGGAAGGCCCAAGAGAAAAACACGAAGCGCGAAGGGAGCACGAAATAGTGAGCACATATGTGGTTGGTCAAGTAAGGCCAAGTCAATTGTTGTGGACATATGGTCCGGGTGCTCTCATTGACCTACCAAACCTTTCAGTGATTACAATGGGACTCGACAGATGGGATGTAAACCACTGTCAACCGGTTGAGGAAGCAAGGTTATTGGCTGCAGTACGTCGTGTGCTCGGTCCCCAGGTAGAACGTTTACGCGTACCTCCGTTTCTAAGGGATGAAAATGCGAGCCCCTTTTCGGCGGAAGGTAAAATAGGTGTACCTGTACGACCATTTCCACGTTGGCTTAGATGTGTAAAATGTGGTCTTCTCGGAGAATACGACTCTGGTTTGTTTGATATTAAGCCCGATCCCTATCGTCCCGATCGGACACACTTTGTACATACAAATTGCGAGAAGGGTTCAAACACCGATGCTGTACCGGCTAGGTTTTTGCTTGCATGTAGAAATGGTCATTTGGATGATTTCCCATGGCATTGGTATGTCCATAGCGGTCCAAGTGAATGCACTGGTACGTTAAGATTTTTTGAAAGCAATGCCTCTTTGCAAACCGAGGATCTGAAGGTTAAATGTGATGAATGTGGTGTTACGAGACCGATGGTTTTTGCATTTGGGGAAGACGCAAAAGACAATCTTCCTGCATGCCGCGGACGACATCCACATTTAGATACGTTTGAAACATCATGTGATGAAGCCCCCAGGACGGTGCTCCTTGGGGCAACTAACAGTTGGTTTCCTATCACCCTGTCTGTCCTTGCTATTCCATTGGAGAAAAATCAAGTAAATCAGTTAGTGCTTGACGGATGGGAGTATTTTGCTGATGCAGAGTCTCAGGATGAAGTCAAGGTAATTGTTAAGACGTTGACAAAGAGCGCGGTTTTGCCTGGAATTGATCAACACGATCCGAAAGAAATTTGGAAGGCTATTCAAGATAAGCGAGAGGGAAACACTCAAGAGGCTATTGTTTCTGAGGCAGATATCAAGGTTCCTGAATGGGGGATATTAACATCTCCGAATCCACGAACAGATTGGCCTCAATTCTTGGCAAGAAGAACAGAAATACCTCAAGCCTTTAGTGCTCAAATCGATGATGTGCTATTGGTGGAGAGACTTCGCGAGGTAAATGCCCTAATCGGATATACAAGAGTAGAAGCTCCCGAGGAAACAGATGATCCCGATGAGCGGCCACCAATGGCAAGCATATGTCGCGGTAACCCTGATTGGATTCCGGTTAGCGAAGTACATGGCGAGGGCATATTTGTTAAGTTCTCTGAATCCGCAATACGTAAATGGGAGGAGCGCAGTTCAGTCAAGAGGAGAGATGAATCGCTACAGGCTGGACATCGCGGTTGGAGAAATGCTCGGAAGTTAAATCCGGATGTAGCGTATCCCGGGATAAGATATGCAATGTTGCACACCTTCGCACATCTCTTGATTCGCGAACTTGCTTTAGAGTGCGGTTACAACGCGGCGAGTATTCGTGAACGTATCTACGCAAATGCAGATGAGGAGAAACCCATGGCCGGAGTCCTCCTTTATACTGCAGCTCCTGATTCAGATGGTACTCTCGGCGGACTTGTTGAATTAGGCAAGGCAGAAAGCTTAGGAAGACTGATTCGACAGGCTCTATTAAGGGCTGGTGTTTGTTCGTCTGATCCCCTGTGTTCGGAACATGCTCCAAGTAATGACCGATCCTTGCATGCTGCTTGTTGTCACGCTTGTGGGTTCGTGGCCGAGACTTCATGCGAACGAGGGAACAGGTATTTAGACAGAGCTCTATTGGTTCGTACTTTAGAATGTGAAGATGCGGCTTTCTTTGATATGGGGAGTGGCGTCGATGGATGAATTTTGGCAAGTCGTCGCCGAAATCGGTCTTGAGATACATCCGCAACGAATAAATTCAATTTCTAGGAAAATAAACTCCTTAGACTCAATACAACAAATCGACCAAATTAAATCTGGTTTTTGGGGTGATAGGGAGTTAGCACTATTTGACCGGTTGCGCGTGGCATGGGGAAAAGTTCCGTACACAAGTCCCGCAGAGGTGTCATCTGCACTATATGCAGCTTCTGCCACATCTTCAGTGATAGAAAGCCGAAACGTCGTAGAATTAGTATGGACAGGGCCATCCACTGGGTTGGTTCCTGTTCGTCATACGGAGCAAGTGCTTCGTGAGGTTATTGCATACGCCACAAAAAGAATTTTCCTAGTAAGTTTTGTGGCTTATGAGGTTGATACAATAATCAAGGCGTTACAGGAAGCAGTTGCTCGCCAAGTTCGTATTGATGTGCTTTTAGAGTCACCAAGTCAACGTGGTGGACATGTGAGTTTTGATTCGATAACAGCTATGAAAAGTTCGATACCGGCAGCGAATGTATATACTTGGATGACGAAACCAGACAGCTATGTCCAAGTGGGTTCTGTACATGCAAAATGTGCCGTAGCAGATAGTGCTGTCGCTTTCGTTACAAGTGCAAACCTCAGCCAGGCCGCAATGGAGAAAAACATGGAGCTCGGTGTCTTAGTTCGCGGGGGAGCTGTACCGCAAAAACTTGAACAACACTTAGATTATTTAGTAACAACTGGAGTTGTTCAAAGAGTATAATCGATAGAAAGCTGTACATCTTGGAGCGAATTCAGATTGTTTAAGTGCAGTTAGGGGTGATACAAATGTATCAAAAAATACAGAGTGAAATCCAACAAGAGTATTATCAAACAAATTTTCCGAACGATGGTCAACGATTTGTAGCATGGTACTTACGCAATGTCCACATGAGAGATCGAAATCAAACTCGGCATGACATTACGGATGGACCGGGGGATAAACAGATTGATGCAATTGTAATTGATGATGAGAGAAACATCATCTACGTCATTCAAGGTAAATTCATTGGCCAAGATAAGGTGGATAGCGAGCCATTACGGGAGGTGCTATCATCCTGGGTACAGTTTCGTGATCTTGACCTCCTCCAACAAAACGGAAATGACCGTCTGAAAGCAAAATTAGTGGAAGTCGCGACAGCTTTAGAAGATGACTATGAACTAGTATTCGAATTGATCACTACCTCATCACTTACGCAGTCAGCTGAAGATGATCTTGCAATGTTTCAACAACAGATTGCAAACTTTGAGGAAAATGATGACATCTCCTCTTCTATCGACCTTGTTGATAATGAAGAACTTCAGCGAAGATATGATATGGCCTTGGAGACGGAAAACCCTTTTATTAAACATAAATTCCAGCTTATAAGCGGAAAGTATATGGATATGGAAGTTGGGGGTACTCAAGTTGTATTGGCAGCGGTTCCGCTAACTGAGTGTTTGAAGATCCCCGGTATCAAAGATGGCTCACTATTTCAAAAAAATGTGCGACAGTCCCTTGGATTGAACAATGCCGTCAACAAAGGGATTAAGAATACATTGTTTGGGGATAAGCACCAGGATTTTTTCTTTTTCCACAATGGCGTTACAGCGATTTGCAGTAAAATGGAAATCCATGATGGAACTCTGCATACGTCGGGGTTGAATGTGGTAAACGGCTGTCAGTCTCTTACCACTATCTATTCTTGTAGTGAGAGAGTAAAGAAATTGCAAGAAACGTACGTGATGTTCCGTTTTTATGAAATACCACAGCGGGACCGTGCGGATAAAATCAGTATATCTACCAACTCTCAGAGCCCGGTAAAACCGCGCGATCTGCGCAGTAATGATAAAAGAGTCTTAAATCTAAAAAAACTTTATGAACAAAGGTATCCGACCGGGCTGTTCAAGACGAAGCGTGGTGAGGAAACTCCAGCAGATAGAGATCCTAAATATGTATTGGATCTGGCGGATTTAGGTAAGTATCTTATTTCATGGCACTCGCAAAGACCTAACATCGCCTACAGCGAAACGAAGATATTTGACAAGTATTTTGAACAATTGTTTAAGCGTGAGTATCAACCAGAGGACGCACAAGCATTGAACATGTGGATGCATTCTATTAAATGTTGTTGGTCGGCCGAAAATCCTCTGGGTCTTAACGAGACACTTCTGGCGATGAAGGCATACGCGCCTTTCCACCATCTCTATGCTGTATCAAAATGCTTCGCTATCATGACTAAGGAGTCTGAACGGGTTCCTAGCCCATCTGTATGTTATCGTCAAGCCGAACAAAAACAAGTGGTAGATAAAATTGTGGAGATCGCTGGCCTGACACTTAACATGGCACTTGAGGCAGCGGCTAATGAACCACAGCCTCAGAATAGGGTATTCAGTCCTCAAAACTGGATTAAAACCAAAAACTGTTTGGCTGGAATCAACTTTGCAGTCAACAACTATTTTCTCATGCTACCCTCAATGCCGGGGGGAGGGGCTGTGCTTCAGACGCTTAAAGAGGCGTTAATAATACCAAGAGAGAATTTTGAATACCGATGGGCAGCGGATTAAAATTCCAAAGAAAAGGATGTGGCCTTGACGACCGTAGTGTCAGTACATTTGGATAACCCATTGACGAGGTGGTTTGATATAACAGCCTTTGCAAAGGCAAAGTACAACCATGTCAGAACAGTAGAAAACAAAAGCATTTCACACAATGTCGTTCATTTGGATTTGGTTCTTACAGATAACAACCAAAGAACTACTACATACGAATTACAGCCCCGAACCAAATTCGGAAATGGCTTTGAAATTTTAGATGAGGTCACTTTCCCCTTAACCATTACAAGAGAAATCGAGAGAGATTTCGGTATTCATCTTGATACGGAAAAGAAGGTAAAGGAAAAACTCAAAGAGGTGATTAGCCATGCTATATTTCTATTGGGTATCCCAAACCGGACGCTGAGTGGACTAGGGAGACTATAATAAGGAAATCAAGTGCGAACGTTTTGCTTGTCCATGTCTTGCCCATATGTTGCCCATATGCTACTCGTGACCACCCGTGACCGTCCATAAAGTGAAGCCCCGAAACCCTTGATATTACAAGGATTCCGAGGTCTGATGAAATTATTCAAAACCACCCGTGATGTTGAAAATCGAATTCCTAAACCGCGTCTTGCGGGGGTTCGAATCCCTCCGGGTGCGCCAGAATATTCAATAGTGGCGCAGCTTTTTGGGAATCCTAGGCTGCGCCACTTTTATCATCGGTCTTTGACTCCGAGGTACTCTTTTAACGCGCCCTGGAGGAGATGTGAGAGTTCACGTGACGCTCCTGCGCCAAATCATCTAGCCATTTTGGGATAGTTAACGTCTTTTTTACCGCCCTTTGTTCCATCTCA
Above is a genomic segment from Alicyclobacillus acidoterrestris containing:
- a CDS encoding AIPR family protein, with protein sequence MYQKIQSEIQQEYYQTNFPNDGQRFVAWYLRNVHMRDRNQTRHDITDGPGDKQIDAIVIDDERNIIYVIQGKFIGQDKVDSEPLREVLSSWVQFRDLDLLQQNGNDRLKAKLVEVATALEDDYELVFELITTSSLTQSAEDDLAMFQQQIANFEENDDISSSIDLVDNEELQRRYDMALETENPFIKHKFQLISGKYMDMEVGGTQVVLAAVPLTECLKIPGIKDGSLFQKNVRQSLGLNNAVNKGIKNTLFGDKHQDFFFFHNGVTAICSKMEIHDGTLHTSGLNVVNGCQSLTTIYSCSERVKKLQETYVMFRFYEIPQRDRADKISISTNSQSPVKPRDLRSNDKRVLNLKKLYEQRYPTGLFKTKRGEETPADRDPKYVLDLADLGKYLISWHSQRPNIAYSETKIFDKYFEQLFKREYQPEDAQALNMWMHSIKCCWSAENPLGLNETLLAMKAYAPFHHLYAVSKCFAIMTKESERVPSPSVCYRQAEQKQVVDKIVEIAGLTLNMALEAAANEPQPQNRVFSPQNWIKTKNCLAGINFAVNNYFLMLPSMPGGGAVLQTLKEALIIPRENFEYRWAAD